In a genomic window of Venatoribacter cucullus:
- the gatB gene encoding Asp-tRNA(Asn)/Glu-tRNA(Gln) amidotransferase subunit GatB produces the protein MEWEVVIGLEIHAQLATKSKIFSGAATQYGAEANTQACAVDLGLPGVLPVFNEEALRMAVKFGLAIDADIGKKSVFDRKNYFYPDLPKGYQTTQLHHPIVGKGCIEIELDDGTTKRINVTRAHLEEDAGKSVHEGFNGMSGIDLNRAGTPLVEIVSEPELRSAKEAAAYFRKMHSIVTYLGICDGDLSQGSMRCDCNVSLRPKGQQEFGTRTEIKNVNSFRNVERAIEAEIERQMDLLEDGGKILQETRLYDADKNETRAMRSKEVANDYRYFPCPDLLPVIIDDNYIEAVRATLPELPDAKRKRFVKDHGLSPVDAAVLASSRELAHYFETAAKAANDYKLAANWVQGDVSATLNRLEIGIDQLAVSAEQLGRILQLIKDSTLNNGGAKEVFNALLDSKGDGSAACIDALVDSMGLKQVSDTGAIEAIVAEVLAANQSLVDGYLATPEDKRAKAIGPFIGLVRKAAKGVNPQVVMDVLQKKLNELG, from the coding sequence ATGGAATGGGAAGTTGTTATCGGCCTTGAGATTCACGCTCAGCTGGCCACCAAATCAAAAATTTTCTCCGGCGCCGCCACGCAGTACGGTGCCGAAGCCAACACTCAGGCCTGCGCGGTGGATTTAGGTTTACCCGGTGTATTACCGGTGTTTAACGAAGAAGCCCTGCGCATGGCGGTAAAATTCGGCCTAGCCATTGATGCCGACATCGGTAAAAAATCGGTGTTCGACCGCAAAAATTATTTCTATCCAGATCTTCCGAAAGGCTACCAGACCACCCAGCTGCACCACCCCATTGTCGGTAAAGGCTGTATCGAAATTGAGCTGGATGACGGCACCACCAAACGCATTAACGTAACGCGCGCGCACCTGGAAGAAGACGCCGGCAAATCCGTACACGAAGGTTTCAACGGCATGTCGGGTATCGACCTGAACCGTGCCGGTACGCCGCTGGTGGAAATTGTGTCGGAACCGGAACTGCGCAGCGCCAAAGAAGCCGCCGCTTATTTCCGCAAAATGCACAGCATTGTTACTTATCTGGGTATTTGCGACGGCGATTTATCCCAGGGCTCCATGCGCTGCGACTGCAACGTCTCATTGCGTCCGAAAGGCCAGCAGGAATTCGGCACCCGCACCGAAATTAAAAACGTCAACTCGTTCCGTAACGTCGAGCGCGCCATCGAAGCCGAAATTGAACGGCAGATGGATCTTCTCGAAGACGGCGGCAAAATCCTGCAGGAAACCCGTCTGTACGACGCCGACAAAAACGAAACCCGCGCCATGCGCTCGAAAGAAGTCGCCAACGATTACCGCTATTTCCCTTGCCCGGATTTATTGCCGGTCATCATTGATGACAACTACATCGAAGCCGTACGCGCCACCCTGCCGGAATTACCGGATGCCAAGCGCAAGCGTTTTGTTAAGGATCATGGCCTGTCACCGGTGGACGCAGCTGTACTGGCGTCCAGCCGCGAACTGGCACATTACTTTGAAACCGCCGCCAAAGCCGCCAACGACTATAAACTGGCCGCTAACTGGGTGCAGGGCGATGTATCCGCCACGCTGAACCGGCTGGAAATCGGTATCGACCAGCTGGCTGTGTCAGCGGAACAGCTGGGCCGCATTCTGCAGCTGATCAAAGACAGCACCCTGAACAACGGCGGCGCCAAAGAAGTGTTCAACGCCCTGCTGGACAGCAAAGGCGATGGCAGTGCGGCCTGCATTGATGCGCTGGTAGACAGCATGGGCCTCAAGCAGGTATCCGATACCGGCGCCATTGAAGCCATTGTGGCGGAAGTGCTGGCGGCCAACCAATCGCTGGTCGATGGCTATCTGGCCACTCCGGAAGACAAGCGCGCCAAAGCCATCGGGCCCTTTATTGGTCTGGTGCGCAAAGCTGCCAAAGGGGTAAACCCGCAGGTGGTGATGGACGTTCTGCAGAAGAAGCTGAACGAGCTGGGCTGA
- a CDS encoding P-II family nitrogen regulator, with the protein MQFKLILVFVDDEKTDKVLDAARAAGATGATIISHARGQGLKKMTGIFGLELLNPRAVLLILVEERRADAILQAVTDAGGLDEQLDTGIALMLDVDKALGLTQHIEALQKEHPL; encoded by the coding sequence ATGCAATTTAAACTGATTCTGGTGTTCGTCGATGACGAGAAAACCGACAAGGTGCTGGACGCTGCCCGTGCTGCCGGCGCGACCGGCGCCACCATCATCAGCCATGCCCGCGGCCAGGGACTGAAAAAAATGACCGGTATCTTTGGCTTAGAACTGCTGAATCCGCGGGCAGTTTTGCTGATTCTGGTAGAAGAACGACGGGCTGACGCAATCCTGCAGGCGGTCACCGATGCCGGTGGTCTGGATGAACAGCTGGATACCGGCATCGCCCTGATGCTGGATGTGGATAAAGCCTTAGGCCTGACTCAGCATATTGAAGCGCTGCAAAAAGAACATCCGCTGTAA
- a CDS encoding ClpXP protease specificity-enhancing factor, protein MSRAMTPSRPYLVRALHEWILDNQCTPYLLVDAGLQGVQVPQEFVNDGQIVLNISPAAVQNLLIDNDGLSFNARFGGVPMSVFVPVVAILAIYARENGQGMVFGTEAGAPDPDDLPPPSAPEPSGTKPALKVVK, encoded by the coding sequence ATGAGCCGTGCCATGACCCCCAGTCGTCCGTATCTGGTGCGGGCACTGCACGAGTGGATTCTGGATAACCAGTGTACGCCTTACCTGCTGGTCGATGCCGGCCTGCAGGGCGTGCAGGTGCCGCAGGAGTTTGTGAACGACGGCCAGATTGTGCTGAATATCAGCCCGGCGGCAGTACAGAATCTGTTGATCGATAACGATGGTTTATCCTTCAACGCCCGCTTTGGCGGAGTGCCGATGTCGGTCTTTGTGCCGGTGGTGGCGATTCTGGCTATCTACGCCCGTGAGAATGGTCAGGGTATGGTATTTGGTACCGAAGCGGGTGCGCCCGATCCGGATGATCTGCCGCCGCCGTCGGCACCGGAACCTTCAGGTACGAAACCAGCCCTGAAAGTGGTTAAGTAA
- the sspA gene encoding stringent starvation protein SspA, translating to MGVVAKRSSMTFFSDPSDHYSHRVRIVLAEKGVAVDIHDVDPDNKPEDLASLNPYNSLPTLVDRDLVLYEPNVMMEYLDERFPHPPLLPVYPVARAQSRLWIHRVEKDWGDLIRTILTGKGKEAEAARKELTESLIAITPIFVEMPYFMNEEFSIVDCCMAPILWRLPVLGIELPEKQCKPLLQYMERLFDREAFQASLSDREREMRD from the coding sequence ATGGGGGTTGTAGCGAAGCGCTCTTCCATGACGTTTTTTTCGGATCCGTCCGATCATTACAGCCATCGCGTACGTATCGTACTGGCTGAAAAAGGGGTCGCGGTTGATATTCATGACGTGGATCCGGATAACAAGCCGGAGGATCTGGCATCCCTGAATCCTTATAATTCACTGCCGACTCTGGTCGACCGTGATCTGGTTCTGTACGAGCCGAATGTGATGATGGAATACCTCGATGAGCGTTTTCCGCATCCGCCGCTGTTGCCGGTATACCCGGTAGCCCGTGCACAGAGCCGTTTGTGGATTCACCGCGTTGAGAAAGACTGGGGCGACCTGATCCGCACCATTCTGACCGGTAAAGGCAAAGAGGCTGAGGCAGCCCGTAAAGAGCTGACTGAAAGCCTGATCGCCATTACGCCGATTTTTGTTGAAATGCCGTATTTTATGAACGAGGAATTCTCGATTGTGGATTGCTGCATGGCACCTATCCTGTGGCGCTTGCCGGTACTGGGCATCGAACTGCCGGAAAAACAGTGCAAACCCTTGCTGCAATATATGGAACGCCTGTTCGACCGCGAAGCCTTCCAGGCCAGCCTGTCGGATCGTGAGCGGGAAATGCGCGACTGA
- a CDS encoding cytochrome c1, whose translation MKKVFALIAALIPAVAMAAAPSVQLDKHLTDLTDTASLQRGAQTYMNYCMGCHSLEHGRYNRVARDLDIPEELMMENLVFADKKFGDLMTNAMRAEDGKKWFGATPPDLTLVARVRRPDWVYTYLRSFYEDPTRPYGVNNEVFKDVGMPHVLGELQGLQVKGTAQVRVGFDTLTGQEITEEQDGVLYLAEPGTLSAAEYDKLVYDLVNFLVYMGEPIALERQRLGWWVLLFLAIFFVPVYMLNKEYWKDFK comes from the coding sequence ATGAAAAAAGTATTTGCGTTAATTGCCGCACTGATTCCTGCCGTTGCTATGGCGGCAGCTCCTTCTGTGCAGCTGGATAAGCACCTGACCGATCTGACCGATACTGCATCACTGCAGCGCGGTGCCCAGACCTATATGAATTACTGCATGGGCTGTCACTCGCTGGAACACGGTCGTTATAACCGTGTGGCCCGTGATCTGGATATTCCGGAAGAGCTGATGATGGAAAATCTGGTGTTTGCCGATAAAAAATTCGGTGACCTGATGACCAACGCTATGCGCGCAGAAGACGGTAAAAAATGGTTTGGGGCGACGCCGCCGGACCTGACTCTGGTGGCGCGTGTGCGTCGTCCGGATTGGGTTTATACCTACCTGCGCAGCTTCTATGAAGACCCGACCCGTCCTTACGGCGTCAACAACGAAGTCTTCAAAGATGTTGGTATGCCGCATGTTCTGGGTGAACTGCAGGGCCTTCAGGTAAAAGGTACTGCGCAGGTGCGTGTAGGGTTTGACACCCTGACCGGCCAGGAAATTACCGAAGAACAGGATGGTGTGCTGTATCTGGCCGAGCCGGGTACCCTGAGTGCTGCAGAATACGACAAGCTGGTATATGACCTGGTGAACTTCCTGGTTTATATGGGCGAGCCGATTGCACTGGAGCGTCAGCGTCTGGGTTGGTGGGTGCTGTTGTTCCTGGCCATCTTCTTTGTTCCGGTATACATGCTGAACAAAGAGTACTGGAAAGACTTTAAGTAA
- a CDS encoding cytochrome b, with protein sequence MSKQQNTLMGWIDDRLPVTQTYEKHMSKYYAPKNFNFWYFFGVLSMLMLVNQILTGIWLTMNFVPSAEGAFASVEYIMRDVEWGWLLRYMHSTGATFFFIAVYLHMMRALMYGSYQKPRELIWIFGMLIYLALMAEAFMGYVLPWGQMSYWGAQVIISLFSVIPFGIGDALTEWIRGDFLISGATLNRFFALHVVAVPLVIVMLVVLHLLALHEVGSNNPDGVDIKALKDENGKPLDGVPFHPYYTVHDMVGIVVFLMVFSTVMFFFPEGNGFMLEYPNFEPANGLKTPDHIAPVWYFGAFYAILRAVPDKLLGVIAMGAAIAILFVLPWLDRSPVKSWRYKGWISRTLIPIFAAAFVLLTWLGTQPATDINTLLSRIGSVIYFGFFLAMPIYTSMEKTKPVPERVTGGH encoded by the coding sequence ATGAGCAAGCAGCAAAACACTCTGATGGGCTGGATTGACGATCGTCTGCCGGTTACTCAGACCTACGAAAAGCATATGTCCAAGTACTATGCGCCGAAAAACTTCAACTTCTGGTATTTCTTCGGCGTACTGTCGATGCTGATGCTGGTTAACCAGATCCTTACTGGTATCTGGCTGACCATGAACTTCGTGCCCAGTGCCGAAGGTGCTTTCGCTTCCGTTGAATACATCATGCGTGATGTGGAATGGGGCTGGCTGCTCCGTTATATGCACTCTACCGGTGCCACCTTCTTCTTTATTGCCGTCTACCTGCACATGATGCGGGCGCTGATGTACGGCTCTTATCAGAAGCCGCGTGAGCTGATCTGGATCTTCGGTATGCTGATCTACCTGGCGCTGATGGCTGAAGCCTTTATGGGTTATGTACTGCCCTGGGGTCAGATGTCTTACTGGGGTGCGCAGGTAATTATTTCCCTGTTCTCCGTTATTCCCTTTGGTATTGGTGATGCTCTGACTGAGTGGATCCGTGGTGACTTCCTGATCTCTGGCGCTACGCTGAACCGTTTCTTCGCCCTGCACGTGGTTGCCGTACCGCTGGTGATTGTGATGCTGGTGGTTCTGCACCTGCTGGCGCTGCATGAAGTGGGTTCCAACAACCCGGATGGCGTGGATATCAAAGCCCTGAAAGATGAAAACGGCAAGCCGCTGGATGGCGTTCCGTTCCACCCTTACTACACCGTGCATGACATGGTCGGTATCGTGGTATTCCTGATGGTGTTCTCTACCGTGATGTTCTTCTTCCCGGAAGGTAACGGCTTTATGCTGGAATACCCGAACTTCGAGCCGGCCAACGGCCTGAAGACTCCGGACCACATTGCGCCGGTATGGTACTTCGGTGCGTTCTACGCGATTCTGCGTGCGGTACCGGATAAGCTGCTGGGCGTTATTGCCATGGGCGCTGCGATTGCCATTCTGTTCGTACTGCCCTGGCTGGACCGCAGCCCGGTGAAGAGCTGGCGCTACAAGGGCTGGATCAGCCGTACTCTGATCCCGATTTTCGCAGCAGCTTTCGTTCTGCTGACCTGGTTGGGTACTCAGCCGGCAACCGACATTAACACATTGCTGTCCCGTATCGGTTCGGTGATCTATTTCGGTTTCTTCCTGGCCATGCCGATCTACACCAGCATGGAAAAAACCAAACCAGTACCTGAGCGTGTAACCGGGGGCCACTGA
- the petA gene encoding ubiquinol-cytochrome c reductase iron-sulfur subunit, with product MSQDGVNKGRRTLLLGTTAALGAVGAGFVAVPFVKSWLPSEKAKAAGAPAKVDISKIEPGAMLVAEWRGKPVYVTRRTPETLGLLESLNGDLKDPLNTNKAQQPAYADNLHRSRDPELIVVLGVCTHLGCAPKYFPEVKPEAFDANWKGGWYCPCHGSKFDLSGRVFNGSPAADNLVIPPYSYESDNVVVVGVDEENA from the coding sequence ATGAGTCAAGACGGCGTGAATAAGGGTCGGCGCACTCTGCTATTGGGCACGACCGCTGCCCTCGGTGCTGTCGGTGCAGGCTTCGTCGCAGTACCCTTCGTAAAATCCTGGTTACCCAGTGAGAAGGCTAAGGCAGCAGGTGCTCCGGCGAAAGTGGATATCAGTAAAATCGAACCGGGTGCCATGCTGGTAGCCGAATGGCGTGGTAAGCCGGTTTATGTTACCCGCCGTACCCCTGAGACTCTCGGTTTGCTGGAGTCTCTGAATGGCGATCTGAAAGATCCGCTCAACACCAACAAAGCTCAGCAGCCGGCGTATGCCGATAACCTGCATCGCTCCCGTGATCCGGAGCTGATTGTGGTGCTGGGTGTCTGTACGCACCTGGGGTGCGCACCGAAATACTTCCCGGAAGTTAAGCCGGAAGCCTTCGATGCCAACTGGAAAGGTGGCTGGTACTGCCCCTGTCACGGTTCCAAGTTTGACCTGTCCGGCCGTGTTTTCAATGGCTCTCCGGCCGCTGATAACCTGGTTATTCCGCCGTATTCTTATGAATCCGATAACGTCGTAGTAGTCGGCGTAGACGAGGAGAATGCCTGA
- the rpsI gene encoding 30S ribosomal protein S9, translating to MAVTQYYGTGRRKTSTARVFLRPGTGSIVINNRPLDVYFGRETARMVVRQPLELTESLAKFDVYVNVNGGGGNGQAGAIRHGITRALMQYDETLRPTLRAAGYVTRDAREVERKKVGLRKARKKPQFSKR from the coding sequence ATGGCAGTCACTCAATACTATGGTACCGGCCGTCGCAAGACTTCTACTGCACGTGTTTTCCTGCGTCCGGGTACTGGCAGCATCGTAATTAACAATCGTCCTCTGGATGTGTACTTCGGCCGTGAAACTGCCCGCATGGTAGTTCGTCAGCCGCTGGAACTGACTGAAAGCCTGGCCAAATTTGACGTTTATGTAAACGTTAACGGCGGCGGCGGCAACGGTCAGGCCGGTGCAATCCGTCACGGTATTACCCGTGCACTGATGCAGTACGATGAAACTCTGCGTCCGACTCTGCGCGCCGCTGGTTATGTAACCCGTGATGCCCGTGAAGTTGAGCGTAAGAAAGTGGGTCTGCGTAAAGCACGTAAGAAGCCACAATTCTCCAAGCGTTAA
- the rplM gene encoding 50S ribosomal protein L13, which yields MKTYSAKPETVKREWFVVDAAEQTLGRLATEVARRLRGKHKPEYTPHVDTGDYIVIINAEKIQVTGNKSTDKMYHRHTGYPGGLKSISFEKLIDHKPEQVIELAVKGMLPKNPLGRDMFKKMKVYAGSEHPHTAQQPQELKLG from the coding sequence ATGAAAACTTACAGCGCGAAACCCGAAACCGTAAAACGTGAGTGGTTTGTTGTTGATGCAGCTGAGCAGACGCTGGGTCGCCTGGCCACTGAGGTTGCTCGCCGTCTGAGAGGCAAGCACAAGCCAGAATACACTCCTCACGTTGATACCGGCGATTACATCGTCATTATCAATGCAGAAAAAATCCAGGTCACCGGCAATAAGTCGACTGATAAGATGTACCATCGCCACACCGGTTATCCGGGTGGTCTGAAGTCCATCTCTTTCGAGAAGCTGATTGACCACAAGCCGGAACAAGTTATTGAACTGGCTGTTAAGGGCATGCTCCCGAAAAACCCGCTGGGTCGTGACATGTTCAAGAAAATGAAAGTTTATGCCGGTAGCGAGCATCCGCATACTGCTCAGCAACCGCAAGAACTGAAACTGGGATAA
- a CDS encoding peptide chain release factor 3 yields the protein MSKSAFTEEVGQRRTFGIISHPDAGKTTITEKLLLLGNAIQLAGTVKGKKTGRMATSDWMQMEQERGISITTSVMQFPYKGRMVNLLDTPGHEDFSEDTYRTLTAVDSVLMVIDGAKGVEDRTIKLMEVCRLRDTPIFTFINKMDREVRDHIEVMDEIETILKIKCAPVTWPIGMGKAFKGVYNLITDTIHVFTPGQGSVVPDDIQIQGLQSPEAAALLGAELVAELTDEIELVQGASHEFDLDEYRRGELTPVFFGTALANFGVREMLDYFVEWAPAPLPRETDARPVPPTEEKFSGFIFKIQANMDPKHRDRIAFMRICSGTYTKGMKMQHVRIGKDIRIADAVTFLAGDRSHVEEAVSGDIIGLHNHGTIQIGDTFTEGEALRFTGIPHFAPELFKRVRLKDPLKMKQLQKGLQQLSEEGATQLFMPLNNNDLILGAVGVLQFDVVQQRLRDEYKVECIYEPVSVHTARWVYCNDHKMLEDFKRKAAENLAIDGGGHLTYIAPTRVNLSLTQERWPDVQFSATREH from the coding sequence ATGTCGAAGTCAGCCTTTACAGAGGAAGTCGGTCAGCGCCGTACTTTCGGTATTATTTCCCACCCCGATGCGGGTAAAACCACCATTACGGAAAAGCTGCTGCTGCTGGGTAATGCCATTCAGCTGGCCGGTACTGTAAAAGGCAAAAAGACCGGCCGTATGGCGACCTCTGACTGGATGCAGATGGAGCAGGAGCGGGGTATTTCCATTACCACCTCGGTGATGCAGTTTCCTTATAAGGGCCGCATGGTCAACCTGCTGGATACCCCCGGCCACGAAGACTTCTCGGAAGATACCTACCGCACGCTGACGGCGGTGGACTCGGTGCTGATGGTGATCGACGGTGCCAAGGGTGTGGAAGACCGTACTATTAAACTGATGGAAGTCTGCCGCCTGCGGGATACCCCGATTTTTACCTTCATTAACAAAATGGACCGTGAAGTGCGCGACCATATTGAGGTGATGGATGAAATCGAGACCATCCTGAAAATCAAATGTGCGCCGGTCACCTGGCCCATTGGTATGGGCAAGGCCTTTAAAGGCGTCTACAACCTGATCACCGATACCATTCACGTATTTACCCCCGGGCAGGGCAGTGTGGTGCCGGATGATATTCAGATTCAGGGCTTGCAGTCGCCGGAAGCGGCCGCCTTGCTGGGTGCGGAACTGGTGGCTGAACTGACTGATGAAATTGAGCTGGTGCAGGGTGCCAGCCATGAATTTGATCTGGATGAATACCGGCGCGGCGAATTAACCCCGGTATTTTTTGGTACCGCACTGGCTAATTTCGGTGTGCGCGAAATGCTGGATTATTTTGTCGAATGGGCACCCGCGCCGCTGCCACGGGAAACCGATGCCCGTCCGGTGCCGCCGACGGAAGAAAAATTCAGCGGCTTTATTTTTAAAATTCAGGCCAATATGGATCCCAAGCACCGTGACCGCATCGCCTTTATGCGAATCTGCTCCGGTACTTACACCAAGGGCATGAAGATGCAGCATGTGCGCATTGGTAAAGATATTCGTATTGCCGATGCCGTTACTTTTCTGGCCGGCGACCGCTCGCATGTAGAAGAAGCGGTGTCGGGCGATATTATCGGCCTGCACAACCATGGCACCATTCAGATTGGCGATACCTTTACCGAAGGCGAGGCTCTGCGGTTTACCGGTATTCCGCACTTTGCCCCGGAGTTGTTCAAGCGGGTGCGCTTAAAAGATCCGCTGAAAATGAAGCAGTTGCAGAAAGGCTTGCAGCAGTTATCAGAAGAGGGGGCGACGCAGCTGTTTATGCCGCTGAACAATAACGACCTGATTCTGGGTGCAGTGGGTGTGCTGCAGTTTGATGTGGTGCAGCAGCGGCTGCGCGATGAATACAAAGTGGAATGTATTTATGAGCCGGTATCGGTACACACCGCCCGCTGGGTGTACTGTAACGATCATAAAATGCTGGAAGACTTTAAACGCAAGGCGGCAGAAAACCTGGCCATTGATGGCGGCGGTCACCTGACCTATATCGCGCCGACCCGGGTTAACCTGAGCCTGACCCAGGAGCGCTGGCCGGATGTTCAGTTCAGCGCCACCCGGGAGCACTGA